GTATACGTTTTGAAGATGGAAGAAGGGGCATTTGTGGTGAACCTGCATATGTAAGGGCTTGTTGTGAGGCCAGCTTGAAGAGACTGGACATCGACTGTATTGATCTGTATTATGTCCATCGTATCGATACACAGTTGCCAATTGAAGTCACGGTTTGACATCTTTGCTcctaagttttattttttgttctgtacCTCATCACTTTTTAAGTTTTAAGAAGTAGTCGTGTTAAATGATTTGCGTGAATTTATTGTTATTGTGGTATTTGGGCactaatagttattattatttgatcACTTCATATAAAGGAGGAATATACAAAATCGTGCATTATACGTTATTCTACTTTATTGGATTGAAAAACGATCTATTGttgtttaagaaaataattattttcacgATTTATAAAACACATTCTTGATGTGAATCGAGTTGATATAATCACGTATTCATGAAGATTTTGGGATGTTGTgtcccaagggtgtggcctagtgctCAATAAAATGGGTTAAGAACCATTAGGTCTCAAATTCAATTCCTAACAAAGTTACCTAGTCAGTGCTGGTGGGAGGTAGCAAGTATCCCGTAGAATTAGTCCTACGGTTATAAAACAAAGTGGGATGATGTTGTGGCATTATTCATCCGCTAGATATTTCAGGGAGACTTCTTACAATATTAAGCATAAAATCCATGGAAGGTATTGAAAGGGACGAGGTAGACCTAACATCAAGAAGAGGAAGTTGTATGAAACGGCATACAATCTCTAGAAATCCATGTGGATTGAAGACAATCTAAGTTACAGTTTCCTTCAAATCAAATTAATGACTTAGCATGAGTACCTAAACACCCAGAAAAGAGGAAAGTCATTATATCTATATTATGCACAACTATCTGGATCCTGGGCATATATGCAAAACCTGCACTATCATTACCATATTTACCTAATTGTGTTATGTATGTTCTAATACTGTTTGCTTACTGTTTTAAGATGGGAGAGCTGAAGAAACTCGTTGAAGAGGGTAAAGTCAAATATATAGGTTTATCTGAGGCTTGTGCATCAACAATCAGAAGGGCCCATGCTATTCATCCAATAACAGCTGTTCAAATGGAATGGTCTTTGTGGACTAGAGATCTGGAGGAAGAAGTAGTTCCAACTTGCAGGTGACATATCTCTTAGCTCAATCTTTTGCGTCGAATTACTGACTAACCTGTGTTTGATATGACACTTGTCATTTTCAGAGAACTTGGCATAGGGATCGTCCCCTATAGTCCTCTTGGACGAGGATTCTTCTCAGCAGGGCAAAGTTGATTGAGAGCTTGCCTGAGGATGACTTTCGGAAGGTTAATCCACATATATCATTCTCCTCAATATCATGTAAACTGTTAAATGCTTTTGTCTTGTCTGTTTTATCGACATTGTTACATTGTCTTTACAAAATTAAATAGCTAAGCATTTGTAATTAACATCAACTTGATGTCTTTTCTTTGATGACCAAGAAATTTGAGTCAACCCTTTGGGCCAACAACTGCCTTTGAAACTCGGAATGATGGGTCTGCCCCTTTACCCTTTTCCGCTTAAATACTATAGTTAAATTCGCTTAACACCGGGCTCGAGCCTATGATCTAAGACATTCACAACTCAACCTTTGCATTTATGGTATTTTGTTATCTCTTTGTGCATTTATGTTTTACAAAGAGATTCTCAAAATGCTCTGTAAGGTATTCGTCTAGGTTCAAGAATAATGCTCCTAAACCTTCAACTCGCCCTTTTGTATCTCTTGAAATGCATGTGGTGACTGATTTGGCGCACAATCTTTCAAGATAAAATGTTTTAGCACAGCCGGCCGTCTTTTTTGCCCTGAAATATATAGCCAGTTTAATGTTTGCATcaataactttttcttttaactggaagaataatttattatattgCTGGTTTGCTTTATAGAGTTTCCTAGGTTCAAGCCGGAGAATTTTGAGCATAACAAGCAAGTATTTGAGAAACTCAATCTAATGGCTGCAAGAAAAGGCTGCACCCCTTCACAACTAGCATTGGCTTGGATTCTTCACCAAGGAGATGATGTATGCCCTATACCAGGCACTACGAAGACTAAGAACTTCAATGCAAATGTTGGAGCCTTATCTGTAATATGGACTGCGGAAGACATGAAAGAGCTCGAGTCTTACGCCTCTGGTGATGTTGTCAGAGGTGAGAGACATGTGTACGTGTCGTCAACTTGGATAAATTCAGACACTCCG
This Capsicum annuum cultivar UCD-10X-F1 unplaced genomic scaffold, UCD10Xv1.1 ctg4908, whole genome shotgun sequence DNA region includes the following protein-coding sequences:
- the LOC107858744 gene encoding LOW QUALITY PROTEIN: probable aldo-keto reductase 2 (The sequence of the model RefSeq protein was modified relative to this genomic sequence to represent the inferred CDS: inserted 1 base in 1 codon; added 228 bases not found in genome assembly), whose translation is MEKTTSLSIPRIKLGSQGLEVSRLGLGCMSMSGNYGPPKPEPEMIKLIRHAIDTGVTFLDTSDVYGPLINEILIGKAIKGIREKVHVATKFGIRFEDGRRGICGEPAYVRACCEASLKRLDIDCIDLYYVHRIDTQLPIEVTMGELKKLVEEGKVKYIGLSEACASTIRRAHAIHPITAVQMEWSLWTRDLEEEVVPTCRELGIGIVPYSPLGRGFFSAGXKLIESLPEDDFRKFPRFKPENFEHNKQVFEKLNLMAARKGCTPSQLALAWILHQGDDVCPIPGTTKTKNFNANVGALSVIWTAEDMKELESYASGDVVRGERHVYVSSTWINSDTPPLSYWKAE